One Chloroflexota bacterium DNA window includes the following coding sequences:
- a CDS encoding response regulator transcription factor yields MARHRILIVEDEPQLRGLLRLYLERAGYVVTDAGDGAAALAAFATDGADLVVLDLMLPGMQGEAVLEGLREKADVPILITSAKRSDAERIAGLRLGADDYLAKPFNPHELTARVAAILRRVRPEAADLGEAIISLAAGRLVLDPASRRYTLAGGEGGRLTPGEASLLVALARRPGAVLAREQLLETVARRPDEVYERVVDVHVANLRKKLGDDAADPWLIETIPSTGYRLVAARDPA; encoded by the coding sequence ATGGCGCGTCACAGGATCCTGATCGTCGAGGACGAGCCGCAGCTGCGCGGGCTGCTGCGACTGTACCTGGAGCGGGCAGGCTACGTGGTGACCGATGCCGGGGACGGCGCGGCAGCGTTGGCAGCCTTCGCAACCGATGGGGCTGACCTGGTGGTCCTGGACCTGATGCTGCCCGGGATGCAGGGCGAGGCGGTGCTCGAGGGCCTGCGCGAAAAGGCGGACGTCCCGATCCTGATCACCAGCGCCAAGCGCTCCGACGCCGAGCGCATCGCCGGGCTGCGGCTGGGCGCGGATGACTACCTTGCCAAGCCCTTCAACCCGCATGAGCTCACGGCTCGGGTGGCGGCGATCCTGCGACGCGTTCGCCCCGAGGCGGCGGACCTGGGCGAAGCGATCATCTCGCTTGCGGCCGGTCGCCTTGTCCTTGATCCCGCCTCCAGGCGCTACACGCTTGCGGGCGGGGAGGGTGGCCGGCTGACACCCGGCGAGGCCTCCCTGTTGGTGGCGCTGGCGCGCCGTCCCGGCGCGGTCCTGGCGCGTGAGCAGCTGCTCGAAACGGTGGCGCGCCGTCCGGACGAGGTCTATGAGCGCGTGGTGGACGTCCACGTGGCCAACCTGCGAAAGAAGCTGGGCGACGACGCCGCCGACCCGTGGCTGATCGAGACGATCCCGTCGACCGGCTATCGCCTGGTGGCCGCGAGGGATCCGGCGTGA